CAAGTGACCTGAAAGTTCCCATGGTGAGAGAGATTTCTCAGTATGTACAAAGtgtgaaatgtattttgagggaaaaaagtttttaattactattaACACTTCTGAGCATTGAGCTGACGGAAGGATTGAAACTTTACGGTCTCTCACATTCAATTCCCATGctgctggtgccaaaaatgtatttttttagcaATACAGCAGatataaaacaaaatcataatctttaaaaaaaaaattagaaatatagTCATGATTCTCCTGTTCACACAACTGGATTATTTATTCCCACTCACTAAAGGAATAATACAGTTCTTCAACTGTAGCTTGAATTTCAGAACATGATCTAgactgggaagaaaacagagcaactgTGAATGGAAAGGTAAAAGGTGGCCCAGGTGTGGCTCCTCATCAGAAATTGGCAGAGAATTCTGCAGCTAGGCACAGCAAAAGCCCAAGCTGGTTTCCCAGCTGCACAGTGTGGAGGAATGCTTGTGGAAGGAGATGAGGGCCAGTGGGGTTTGGCATCAACTGCAGAAGATGTGGGCAATTAAAATAAAGGTTTCGCGCTCCTGATAGGCCAGAGCTGCAAATGAAGGTGTACATTCACCTGATACCACTTCATGTTTGTTTTTGCAAGAATTGACATACTGTGTGTAGCACATGTGCTACCCATTTCAGGTCATTCTCCTGAGAGAACATTACCTGGAATTGATACTAGAAACTGTGTCACCCTTTTCAGATAGCTGGGTGTAaagccctggggaaaaaaaaagggggggaggggcaggTGGCATTCAGCCCAAGTTTCTACATTTAGAATGACAACTCTGAGCACAGAGCAATAAAGCAGTTCAACAGCACAACCACTTCCAGATGTCTTCTGAAATAAAGTATTCACCCTACCCATTTCCTGAAAGATCTCTGATACCTCATTCAAACGGATTGTTCAGGAAAATTTACCACCTTCAATCTGGGTTAAGGTAACAAATCCCTAGAATTTTAAGACTAACCCGGTCCTCAGCATTTCACAGTAACGACCTAACATCACTTCCCATTTAACACATCTCCTGTCATAGATTTGAGGTACTCCCTCTTACGGTACACAGATCCTCTGTACTTCATTTTAGACTACAGATTTTGTTACAGCAATCAGGCACTAAAGATTAGGAACTACAATCATTGACAACCTTCATGAATGTAATTTAATCTATCATCTCCACTGAAGAATGGTTAGACTGGCTTTTAGCGTCATCACAAAGATGTGCATTTCAGGAGACGGTTTTGATGTAAAAATGTTCAGACTGTACCCGAATCCAATGAACACAGAGACCTGAATTGTGCAACCAAATATTATTAACAGAATACATTTGGAAGAATGCTTCATAATACTTCCAGCCTCATCTTTAGGAGGTTTGGTCATGATTCTTGCATACTTTTGAAGTATGCAATGTTTTGCTACGCATTTGTAAATACAGATGCTACTTCATTGCATTTGTAGTATGTTGTGCAAGTAGAGGTGCATCTACGTTCTCTTAACCAGTGCAAGGTTATGCTGCCAGAGGCTGAAggatttctcctttcttcttgcaCTTTTAACAATAAGAGCAACACAAAATTAACAGCAAAACAGcttgaaataaatactttaaaaaccaAAGTAATTGTCGTATGTCCACTTTATAGGCAATAGCTTTATAGGCGGTAATTTTGACCATGAAATACAACAGCAGAATATCACTCTTCAGGTGTAATACATGAGTTCAGGCCTTCACCATAGCAAGCTGCACTATCAGATTCCAACTTCTCTTGTGTCCTCAGTCATCATTGCCACTAACAAACAAAGATACTAAAGCTAACTATGAGCTCTATTAATTATAGGAAGGTGAACTTGAATGAAATTTGTTACTGACTATGATTAATAATTACTGGTTCTACACACATGCAGTACATTACAGTAAATAAACAGGGTACATTGTTGGGTAGTAATTGATTAATTAGCACATTCATACTACATAGCTCAATGGTTTAAGATTGCTGAGTTTGAGATATTGCTTGcaattattaaaaggaaaaatctgttccATTTCTCAGTTTACTCTTCTgtacagtcttttttttcctctcaaataGAATGTTTAATGGTTCAAAACTTTagcttttatttagaaaaatcgTATCATGGAATATGGGCTAcgattttaaagtatttctctTCCAAGGGGTCTAACACTTTCAAAGAACTATTTTTTACCTGGTATCACTATCAAATTTCACCAAATAAAATCAATGCagcttaatacatttttttcccgAGCACAGGTTAATCTGGTTAATGCTGCAGCTGTGAGATGTGCCAGCAACACACGGGGTGCTCCCGTCAGCACGCACGCTgttaaacaaaaacatttccaaaaatgtAATTGCCCGATTCTTTGCGATAGCCTCACTCGCTGTAAGGAGCGCTAACGGGCGCCCTTCTGTAGGGCGCCCGGCCCGTCTCTCGGCCTGTGTCGGGCAGGGTGACTCGCTCCCCTCGCTTCGTGGGGCTGCCCCGGCCGCCTCAGCCGGCGCCCGCCTCGCCTCACCCCACTTCACCCCAGCGCGGAGGGCTCCGCCGCGGGCTTTCGCGCCTCTCCCCCTGCCCGAACCCTCCCCTCAGGGAGTCGCACACACCACACCGCCCCGCTCTCCCTTCCACCCACAGACGAGGACCAGCCCCATCGCTTCCACGGACAAAGTCTACCGCAGGGCCCGCTCCCACGGCCGCCGCCGGGGTACCCCCTCCGCCGCCCCCACCTCTTCCCGCCCTCCGGCGGCTGGCGCACGCGCCGAGGTGGCGCACGCGCGCCGGCCGGAGCCGGTGAGTGCGGGGTGGCTGCGGGAAGgcgcggggggggaggggaggggaggggaggggagaggggaagcgGCCCCGCGGGATGCGGGCGCTGAGGCGGCTGCATGAGGCGGCCgtggggctgctgctgtggcGGGGGGGGTCGTCATCGTCGTCCCGTCCCGCCGCCTCGGAGGTGCTGAGCCAGCACCTAAGGCAGCGCGGCCTGCCCCACTGGACCTCGTACTGCGTCAAGTACAGCGCCGTGCGCAACGACCAGTTCGGCCTCTCCCACTTCAACTGGCGGGTGAACGGCGCCAACTACCACATCCTGCGCACCGGCTGCTTCCCCTTCATCAAGTACCACTGCTCCCGCGCCGCCCCGCAGGACCTGGCGCTGCAGAACGCCGCCTTCACTGCCCTCAAGGTCCTCAACGCCGGTGAGTCGCGTCCCGGGCCGGCTCTGCGGCCTCCCCTCAGCTTACCTCGCCGGCTGTGAGGCGGGCGGAGAGGCGCTCCCCCTCGGCTCTTGCCGTTCTCCTGTAGCCGGCGGGTGGAGTGAGGCGCTTGCGGCGGGCGGGCTGCGCCCCTCGCGGAAGGGACGGCCGCGGGATGAGGGACACGCCGGAGGGGGGTTGTGAGGTAAAAGCGGGGCTGACCGGTGGGGGCCGCGTCCCCTGCAgtcgggccgggccgggccggggggctgTGGTTGCGGGCAGCACTCCGCCTCTcctccccgctccgctccccctGAGGTGAGGGAATCGGCTTGGGGTGCCTCGTCCTCCGCCCCCACCGGCTCGGAGCAGGCGGCGTAAGGAAACGGGAATCGCAAAATGCCCGAGCTTTCAGCAGCTGTGAGGACGCAGAGCTGTAAACCGATAGTCTTTGGGGTTTTACCGAGTTCGTGTTTCTCTGTCCGGttgtgagagagaaaaattaaaccGCCTGAAGGCAAACGCGCCAGCGCTTGTTATTTAAATGGCTAACATCAGTTGGTATGGATCATTTTCCATCTAAAAATCTGCGTTCTGTTACCGTGGATGAAATTCTGTCCTCTAAGCAAATACGCGAGCGCTGGATGAAGCAAAACAGTGTTTCTTAGAAAGCGCCTGGGCTAATTTTTTGCATCTTGCATACAGGCAGCGTCTAAGGTAGCGGAGGGCTTGGACCATGCTTGATCCTAAAGTGCTGctgtaataaaaatgcttataaataaaaatgttctatCAGTAGcttattaatataaaaatggaTATAAATAAGTTTTGAAATACATTATTATTCAAAACTTAGTATGTGGGTACCACACTTATTTAAGTGGTGACAGTCGCGTAACTAATTTCAccagtttcttgttttcatgtttcatttaaaaaaaataaatctcattgGCTTTGCAAGTCTTCAGTGACTTTTTACAAAACGTGTCTGCTAGTCTTTATTTTTTGATCTTTCCAACTAACATAGTGAGAAAATATCATCACAGAGATTGATTTCTTAATAATAACaattttaaatctgattttatttttccctctgcatAGTCAGACCTTTTATCTTCCCCATCTTTCTGGCAACCACCCTGCATGTTTCATATTTAAATGATCAGCAAGCATGATTAAAAAGTCAACTCATCTCTCTCTTCTGAGAATCTAGCTTAAGGACTTGGGTAACTTTAACCACGTTAAATTTGGTGTTTCTGTACCTTACTGAATTCAGGGCCTAAATccatctccatttttttccccctacattAAGTAAAATATTGTTGTCTGTAATACATGTGTAGCTCGGCAGTGCTAAAATGATGGcactttttatatatacaccTTTCTACTCATTCCAGTTTTGTTGGAGTTGGTAGTCTTGACTACTGATCTAATTTTCCCAAGAGCAGCTTCATGTTGATGTGTGAAGTCactgcttgttttccttcctaTCTCTACTCTGGTACATAGAGGAACTCCGAACTGATATCTAAGTGGATGTCCAGGGATTTTGTGTTTTAGTGTTTGGttatatacatgtattttctttaattggTAGAAATCAGGCTGTAGACATGACCATGTTTCACTTCTTTCATACTGCTatcctcccct
This DNA window, taken from Haliaeetus albicilla chromosome 12, bHalAlb1.1, whole genome shotgun sequence, encodes the following:
- the C12H15orf61 gene encoding uncharacterized protein C15orf61 homolog codes for the protein MRALRRLHEAAVGLLLWRGGSSSSSRPAASEVLSQHLRQRGLPHWTSYCVKYSAVRNDQFGLSHFNWRVNGANYHILRTGCFPFIKYHCSRAAPQDLALQNAAFTALKVLNAGIPTLLYGIGSWFFVSVTETVHTSHGPVTIYFLNKEDEGAMY